The proteins below are encoded in one region of Shewanella algae:
- the thiL gene encoding thiamine-phosphate kinase, with amino-acid sequence MKEFQLIERYFHGRGQARKDVRLGIGDDCALVHPAEHKSIAISCDTLVENVHFLPDMPAQALGYKALAVNLSDLAAMGAEPAWMTLALTMPSVDETWLEQFSAGLFEAADYYGISLVGGDTTRGPRAINITVHGQVPEGKALTRSGARAGDWIYVTGSLGDSALGLDIIRGELKARAEHKEYLVNRHYHPSPRVLAGQSLRGLASSAIDLSDGLLSDIKHILKASAVGAVLEVDKLPLSQAMKDTVTADAALDYALCGGEDYELLFTVPEAQRGALETALGHAGVKFYQVGQILAGNQLRLQYHGEVFEPQQTGFEHF; translated from the coding sequence GTGAAAGAATTTCAACTTATCGAGCGCTATTTTCATGGTCGTGGCCAAGCGCGCAAAGATGTCCGCCTCGGCATAGGTGACGATTGTGCCCTGGTGCACCCCGCCGAACACAAATCCATTGCCATCTCCTGCGATACCTTGGTGGAAAATGTCCACTTCTTGCCGGACATGCCGGCCCAGGCATTGGGCTACAAGGCGTTGGCGGTCAACCTGTCCGATCTTGCTGCCATGGGGGCCGAGCCCGCATGGATGACCCTGGCACTGACCATGCCCAGTGTCGATGAAACTTGGCTGGAGCAATTCAGTGCAGGTTTATTTGAAGCGGCTGATTACTATGGTATTTCTCTGGTCGGAGGCGATACCACCCGCGGCCCGAGAGCCATCAATATCACGGTTCATGGCCAAGTGCCGGAGGGCAAGGCGCTCACCCGTAGCGGTGCCCGCGCCGGTGATTGGATTTATGTCACAGGTTCCCTGGGGGATTCAGCCCTGGGGCTGGATATTATCCGCGGTGAATTGAAGGCGAGGGCAGAGCACAAGGAATATCTGGTTAACCGCCATTATCATCCTTCCCCCAGAGTCCTGGCCGGTCAATCCCTGAGAGGCTTGGCATCGAGCGCCATAGATCTCTCAGATGGCTTGCTGTCGGATATCAAGCATATCCTCAAGGCATCGGCCGTCGGTGCGGTTCTCGAAGTGGATAAGCTGCCGCTGTCCCAGGCGATGAAAGATACTGTCACAGCGGATGCGGCACTCGACTATGCCCTCTGTGGCGGCGAAGACTATGAGTTGCTGTTCACTGTGCCGGAAGCGCAGCGCGGCGCGCTGGAAACCGCCTTGGGCCATGCCGGAGTCAAGTTCTATCAAGTCGGCCAGATACTTGCCGGTAATCAACTCAGGCTGCAATATCATGGCGAGGTATTCGAGCCGCAACAGACAGGATTTGAGCATTTTTAG
- the ribBA gene encoding bifunctional 3,4-dihydroxy-2-butanone-4-phosphate synthase/GTP cyclohydrolase II — protein MALHSIEEIIEDIRQGKMVILMDDEDRENEGDLIMAAEKVTPEAINFMARFGRGLICQTMTKARCQQLNLPLMVSNNNAQFSTNFTVSIEAAEGVTTGISAHDRAVTVQAAVAKNATPSDIVQPGHIFPLMAQDGGVLVRAGHTEAGCDLARLAGLEPSAVIVEILNEDGTMARRPDLEVFAKEHGVKMGTIADLINYRNNTETTVVREAKCKLPTRFGEFELHTFRDTIDNQLHFAMVKGEIVDNILVRVHLQNTINDLLFSERDEVRSWPLEQAMARIAADGGVLLLLGNQEPNESIIAKVKAFEAEDKGEVPVTAKWQGTSQRVGVGSQILATLGVNKMRLLSSPKRYHSLGGFGLEVTEYIPGE, from the coding sequence ATGGCGCTACACAGTATCGAAGAGATCATCGAGGATATTCGTCAGGGCAAAATGGTTATCCTGATGGACGATGAGGACAGAGAAAATGAGGGCGACCTCATCATGGCGGCGGAGAAAGTCACCCCGGAAGCGATCAACTTCATGGCTCGCTTCGGCCGTGGTCTTATCTGCCAAACCATGACCAAGGCTCGCTGCCAGCAGCTGAATCTGCCGCTGATGGTCAGCAATAACAACGCCCAGTTTTCGACCAACTTCACCGTCTCCATCGAGGCCGCTGAAGGGGTGACCACAGGTATTAGCGCCCATGACCGCGCCGTGACAGTACAGGCGGCTGTGGCTAAAAATGCCACGCCGTCCGACATAGTTCAGCCCGGGCATATCTTCCCTTTGATGGCGCAGGATGGCGGAGTGCTGGTGCGCGCCGGTCATACCGAAGCCGGTTGCGATCTGGCGCGTTTGGCCGGTTTGGAACCTTCGGCTGTGATCGTGGAGATCCTTAACGAGGATGGCACCATGGCGCGCCGTCCGGATCTGGAAGTGTTCGCCAAGGAGCACGGCGTTAAGATGGGCACCATTGCCGATCTGATCAACTACCGTAATAACACAGAAACCACAGTGGTGCGTGAGGCCAAGTGCAAGCTGCCTACCCGTTTCGGCGAGTTTGAACTGCACACCTTCCGCGACACCATAGACAATCAACTGCACTTTGCCATGGTCAAGGGCGAGATTGTCGACAATATTCTGGTGCGGGTACACCTGCAAAACACCATTAATGACCTGCTGTTCTCTGAGCGTGATGAAGTGCGCAGCTGGCCGCTTGAGCAAGCCATGGCGCGGATTGCCGCCGATGGTGGCGTGCTGTTGCTGCTGGGTAACCAGGAGCCTAACGAGAGCATTATCGCCAAGGTCAAGGCTTTCGAAGCCGAAGACAAGGGTGAAGTGCCGGTGACTGCCAAATGGCAGGGAACCTCCCAAAGGGTTGGCGTAGGCTCACAGATTCTGGCGACGCTTGGTGTCAACAAAATGCGCCTGCTCAGCTCGCCCAAGCGTTATCACTCTTTGGGGGGCTTTGGCCTGGAAGTCACTGAGTATATTCCCGGCGAATGA
- the nrdR gene encoding transcriptional regulator NrdR codes for MHCPFCSATDTKVIDSRLVADGHQVRRRRECTLCHERFTTFEGAELVMPRVIKRDGSRQPFDEDKLRGGMLRAAEKRPVSMDKIEEAISKIKSTLRATGEREVTSEMIGNLMMDHLIELDKVAYIRFASVYRAFEDVSEFGEAIAKLEKK; via the coding sequence ATGCATTGTCCATTTTGCAGTGCGACGGATACCAAGGTGATAGATTCCAGGCTGGTGGCAGACGGTCATCAGGTGCGCCGTCGCCGGGAATGTACTCTGTGTCATGAACGCTTTACCACCTTTGAAGGTGCCGAGCTTGTCATGCCCAGAGTGATCAAGCGCGATGGCAGCAGGCAACCGTTCGATGAGGACAAGCTGCGCGGCGGTATGCTGCGCGCCGCCGAGAAGCGTCCGGTTTCCATGGATAAGATTGAAGAGGCGATCAGCAAGATCAAGTCCACCCTCAGAGCCACAGGCGAGCGGGAAGTGACCTCGGAAATGATCGGCAATCTGATGATGGATCATCTTATTGAGCTGGATAAGGTGGCCTATATTCGCTTTGCCTCTGTGTATCGTGCCTTTGAAGATGTGTCAGAGTTTGGTGAAGCGATTGCCAAGCTGGAGAAAAAATAG
- a CDS encoding phosphatidylglycerophosphatase A, producing the protein MKWFAHDEALARVSLKNPVHFLALGFGSGLAAKAPGTFGTLAAVPVYLLLSQFSLGVYIAVTLLACIGGIYLCGKTSKDMGVHDHGAIVWDEVAGLLITMIAAPAGVLWLLLGFVLFRIFDIFKPWPIRVLDAKVHGGLGIMADDILAGIFSMLSLQAIVWAVG; encoded by the coding sequence ATGAAGTGGTTTGCTCATGACGAGGCGCTCGCAAGGGTCAGCCTCAAGAACCCGGTGCATTTTCTGGCACTCGGTTTTGGCTCCGGCCTCGCGGCCAAGGCGCCGGGGACCTTTGGAACCTTGGCAGCCGTGCCTGTATATCTGTTGCTGTCCCAGTTCAGTTTGGGGGTGTATATTGCCGTGACGCTGCTGGCCTGTATCGGTGGCATCTATCTGTGCGGCAAGACTTCCAAAGATATGGGGGTGCACGATCACGGCGCCATAGTTTGGGATGAAGTAGCAGGGTTACTGATCACCATGATTGCAGCGCCCGCCGGTGTACTCTGGTTGCTGCTGGGCTTTGTGTTGTTCCGCATTTTCGATATCTTCAAGCCCTGGCCCATTCGGGTGCTGGATGCCAAGGTACATGGCGGTCTTGGCATTATGGCCGATGATATTCTGGCCGGTATCTTCTCAATGCTATCACTGCAGGCGATTGTTTGGGCGGTAGGCTGA
- a CDS encoding riboflavin synthase produces MFTGIIEAVGTVRTLERRGDDIRLTVASGKLDLSDVRLGDSIATNGVCLTVVERLAEGYVADVSAETVSLTGFDRYSVGTKVNLEKAVTPNTRLGGHLVSGHVDGMARVISVTPRGKALEFWLEAPVELARYIAHKGSITVDGVSLTVNEVDGRNFRLTIVPHTASETTLLELRPGDKVNLEVDQIARYLERLMQHKEEAQPSEGVTLAMLAKAGFMR; encoded by the coding sequence ATGTTTACCGGAATAATTGAAGCTGTCGGTACAGTGCGGACGCTGGAGCGCCGTGGTGATGATATTCGTCTGACTGTGGCCAGCGGCAAGTTGGATCTCAGTGATGTGCGTCTGGGCGACAGCATTGCCACCAACGGCGTGTGTCTGACCGTGGTTGAACGTCTGGCGGAGGGTTATGTGGCCGATGTTTCGGCCGAAACCGTCAGTCTCACCGGCTTTGACCGCTACAGTGTCGGCACCAAAGTCAACCTGGAAAAGGCGGTCACGCCAAACACCCGCTTGGGTGGGCACTTGGTCAGTGGCCATGTGGATGGTATGGCGCGGGTCATCAGTGTGACTCCAAGGGGCAAGGCGCTGGAGTTTTGGCTCGAGGCACCCGTTGAGCTGGCCCGTTACATCGCCCATAAAGGCTCCATTACCGTCGATGGCGTCAGCCTCACAGTCAATGAGGTCGATGGCCGTAATTTCCGTCTCACCATAGTGCCGCATACCGCCAGTGAAACCACTCTGCTTGAGCTGCGCCCCGGCGATAAGGTCAATCTGGAGGTGGATCAGATAGCCCGCTATCTTGAGCGTCTGATGCAGCACAAAGAGGAAGCGCAGCCGAGCGAAGGTGTCACCCTGGCTATGCTCGCCAAGGCCGGCTTCATGCGCTAG
- the ribE gene encoding 6,7-dimethyl-8-ribityllumazine synthase — translation MNIVQGNIEAKNAKVAIVVSRFNSFVVESLLEGAVDTLKRFGQVSEDNITVVRVPGAFELPLAARRVAASGKFDGIIALGAVIRGGTPHFDFVAGECNKGLAQVGLEFDIPVSFGVLTTDTIEQAIERSGTKAGNKGGEAALGLLEMVNVLQQLEQQL, via the coding sequence ATGAACATAGTTCAAGGTAATATCGAAGCAAAAAACGCCAAAGTCGCGATCGTTGTATCCCGTTTCAACAGCTTTGTGGTTGAAAGTCTGCTGGAGGGTGCCGTAGACACTCTTAAGCGTTTCGGTCAGGTAAGTGAAGACAACATCACTGTGGTACGCGTACCTGGTGCTTTCGAGCTGCCTTTGGCCGCCCGTCGTGTTGCCGCCAGTGGCAAGTTCGACGGTATCATCGCCCTGGGGGCAGTGATCCGTGGTGGTACGCCACACTTTGATTTCGTTGCAGGTGAATGCAACAAGGGTCTGGCTCAAGTGGGTCTGGAATTCGATATCCCGGTCTCTTTCGGGGTACTGACCACAGACACTATCGAACAGGCCATTGAGCGTTCCGGCACCAAGGCTGGCAACAAAGGCGGCGAAGCTGCCCTGGGTCTGCTGGAAATGGTGAACGTGCTGCAACAACTTGAGCAACAGCTGTAA
- the ribD gene encoding bifunctional diaminohydroxyphosphoribosylaminopyrimidine deaminase/5-amino-6-(5-phosphoribosylamino)uracil reductase RibD, translated as MWSNTDIAMMSRAIMLARRGRYTTRPNPNVGCVIIDADGKIVGEGWHQRAGEPHAEVHALKMAADKARGATAYVTLEPCSHYGRTPPCAEALIKHGLKRVVVAMTDPNPQVAGQGIGMLQEAGVQVQSGLLAEQARELNPGFLSRMERNRPWVTLKLAASLDGKTALANGESKWITGPEARRDVQRLRARSCALLTGIETVLADDPSLNVRHAELGSLGETLSEQQLIQPLRVILDSNCRMPLDARLLQIASPVLLVSCRPYEDEFLAALPPYVTTLVLAGEDNRVDIAALMQHLNQSCNAVLVEAGATLCGAFITAGLADEMLLYQAPKLLGAAGRNLLALPNYQQIADTPAIRVTDQRKLGNDTRLTLKIGD; from the coding sequence ATGTGGTCCAATACTGATATCGCCATGATGAGCCGCGCCATAATGCTGGCTCGCCGTGGCCGTTATACAACCCGCCCCAACCCCAATGTCGGCTGCGTCATCATAGATGCCGATGGCAAGATTGTCGGCGAAGGCTGGCACCAACGTGCCGGTGAGCCCCATGCCGAAGTACATGCCCTGAAAATGGCCGCTGACAAGGCCCGCGGTGCTACTGCCTATGTCACCCTCGAACCTTGCAGTCACTATGGTCGCACGCCGCCCTGTGCCGAAGCCTTAATTAAACATGGCCTCAAGCGGGTGGTGGTGGCAATGACAGATCCCAACCCTCAGGTGGCCGGCCAAGGTATCGGCATGCTGCAGGAGGCCGGGGTTCAGGTGCAGAGCGGTCTCTTGGCCGAACAGGCCAGAGAGTTGAATCCGGGCTTTTTATCGCGGATGGAGCGAAATCGCCCCTGGGTCACCCTCAAGCTGGCGGCGAGTCTCGATGGCAAGACGGCACTGGCCAACGGTGAGTCCAAATGGATAACCGGCCCCGAGGCGCGCCGCGACGTGCAAAGGCTCAGAGCCCGCAGTTGCGCTCTGCTCACCGGCATTGAAACCGTATTGGCCGATGACCCTTCCCTGAATGTCCGGCACGCTGAGCTTGGCAGCCTGGGTGAAACCCTCAGCGAGCAACAGCTTATTCAACCGCTGCGAGTGATACTCGACAGCAACTGCCGTATGCCGCTCGATGCCAGGCTGTTGCAAATTGCCAGCCCGGTGCTCTTGGTCAGCTGCCGTCCCTATGAGGATGAATTCCTAGCCGCTTTGCCGCCTTATGTCACCACTTTGGTGCTGGCCGGTGAAGACAACAGAGTCGATATCGCGGCGCTGATGCAACACCTGAACCAGAGCTGCAATGCGGTGTTGGTCGAAGCCGGGGCAACGCTTTGCGGCGCCTTTATTACCGCGGGGTTGGCCGATGAGATGCTGCTTTATCAAGCCCCGAAACTGCTTGGCGCCGCTGGCCGAAACCTGCTGGCCTTGCCAAACTATCAGCAGATAGCCGATACCCCGGCGATACGGGTAACTGATCAACGTAAGCTGGGCAATGATACCCGGCTTACTCTCAAGATAGGTGATTGA
- the glyA gene encoding serine hydroxymethyltransferase yields the protein MLKKSMNIADYDPELFKAIEDETRRQEEHIELIASENYTSPRVMEAQGSQLTNKYAEGYPGKRYYGGCEYVDVVETLAIERAKQLFGATYANVQPHSGSQANSAVYMALLQPGDTVLGMNLAHGGHLTHGSPVNFSGKLYNIIPYGIDESGKIDYSELETLALEHKPKMIIGGFSAYSGIVDWAKLREIADKIGAYLFVDMAHVAGLIAAGVYPNPVPHAHVVTSTTHKTLAGPRGGVILSAADDEDLYKKLNSAVFPGGQGGPLMHVIAGKAVAFKEALEPEFKTYQQQVVNNAKAMVEVFLERGYKIVSGGTSNHLMLVDLIGRELTGKEADAALGRANITVNKNSVPNDPRSPFVTSGVRIGTPAITRRGFKEAEARELTGWICDVLDNAHDDAVIERVKGQVLELCARFPVYG from the coding sequence ATGCTGAAGAAAAGTATGAACATTGCCGACTATGATCCTGAGCTGTTCAAGGCGATTGAGGATGAAACCCGTCGTCAGGAAGAGCACATTGAGCTGATCGCCTCCGAAAACTACACCAGCCCCAGAGTCATGGAAGCCCAGGGCTCACAACTGACCAACAAGTATGCCGAAGGTTATCCAGGCAAGCGTTACTACGGTGGTTGTGAGTATGTCGATGTGGTGGAGACTCTGGCAATTGAGCGTGCCAAGCAGCTGTTTGGCGCTACTTACGCCAACGTTCAGCCACACTCAGGTTCACAGGCCAACAGCGCGGTTTATATGGCGTTGCTGCAACCCGGCGATACCGTACTGGGGATGAACCTGGCTCACGGTGGTCACTTGACCCACGGCTCTCCGGTTAACTTTTCCGGCAAGCTGTATAACATCATTCCTTACGGTATCGATGAGTCCGGCAAGATTGACTACAGCGAACTCGAAACGCTGGCGCTGGAACACAAGCCCAAGATGATCATTGGCGGCTTCTCGGCCTACTCAGGCATAGTTGACTGGGCCAAGCTGCGCGAAATCGCCGACAAGATTGGTGCTTACCTGTTTGTCGATATGGCACACGTGGCCGGTCTTATCGCTGCCGGTGTTTATCCTAACCCTGTGCCGCACGCCCACGTGGTGACTTCGACCACTCACAAGACGCTGGCCGGTCCCCGCGGTGGTGTGATTCTGTCGGCTGCCGACGATGAAGATCTGTACAAGAAGCTGAATTCCGCGGTATTCCCGGGCGGTCAGGGTGGTCCTCTGATGCACGTTATCGCCGGTAAAGCCGTGGCCTTCAAAGAAGCACTGGAGCCGGAATTCAAAACCTATCAGCAGCAGGTGGTCAATAACGCCAAGGCCATGGTTGAGGTGTTCCTCGAACGCGGTTACAAGATAGTTTCCGGCGGTACCAGCAACCATCTGATGCTGGTGGACCTGATTGGCCGTGAGCTGACCGGTAAAGAAGCCGACGCCGCTCTGGGCCGCGCCAACATCACAGTCAACAAGAACTCTGTGCCTAACGACCCCCGCTCACCCTTTGTGACCTCCGGGGTGCGTATCGGTACTCCGGCCATCACTCGCCGCGGTTTCAAGGAAGCCGAAGCCCGTGAACTGACCGGCTGGATCTGTGATGTGCTCGACAATGCTCACGATGACGCCGTTATCGAGCGTGTTAAGGGCCAGGTGCTGGAACTGTGCGCTCGCTTCCCTGTTTACGGTTAA
- the nusB gene encoding transcription antitermination factor NusB, translating to MKPSERRRARRLAVQAIYSWQLSGNNIADVEHEFLTEQNIDGVDVAYFRELFTGAATKKAQLDELIAPHLDQRPMEEVDPVEKAILRLAAYELTFRKDTPYKVVINEAIELAKAFGAEDSHKFVNGILDKLVARR from the coding sequence ATGAAGCCTTCAGAGCGCCGCAGAGCCCGCCGTTTAGCGGTTCAAGCCATCTATTCATGGCAACTGAGCGGGAACAATATTGCCGATGTGGAGCACGAGTTTCTGACCGAGCAAAACATAGACGGCGTGGATGTCGCCTACTTCCGTGAACTGTTCACCGGAGCGGCAACCAAAAAGGCTCAACTGGACGAGTTAATTGCCCCCCATCTGGATCAGCGTCCCATGGAGGAGGTCGATCCTGTGGAGAAGGCCATTTTGCGTTTAGCGGCTTACGAGCTGACTTTCCGCAAGGATACGCCTTACAAAGTGGTAATCAACGAGGCTATCGAGTTGGCCAAGGCGTTCGGCGCCGAGGACAGCCACAAGTTTGTCAATGGCATATTGGACAAGCTGGTAGCTCGTCGCTGA